A window from Peromyscus eremicus chromosome 5, PerEre_H2_v1, whole genome shotgun sequence encodes these proteins:
- the LOC131911290 gene encoding vomeronasal type-1 receptor 4-like, translating to MQNYLPTKLEMVLNISETTIFLLITGLGTVVNISVLVNHICTFVGSGKKSIHLILMHLAFTNIITLFSKSMPTTFAALGLRHFLGDVGCHIIVYLERMARGLSICTSSLLTVVQAIIMSPRASWWGRLRLRSTWHVLLSLLFFWILNSLISMNLLHSIRNRVTNTLQLSNNSLYCYFKKESQKINSMFLLLMILRDAVFQGAMGGASGYMVSLLHKHHQHVLYLQKAKLLYRTPPELRAAQSVLLLMLCFLSFYWTDCVVSLYLSFSLKNDSFTMHFQKFLTLGYAVLNPFILIHRDGHLAECWHAQ from the coding sequence ATGCAAAATTATCTCCCTACGAAGTTAGAAATGGTTTTGAATATTAGTGAAACAACAATATTCCTTCTTATAACTGGACTTGGCACCGTGGTGAATATTTCTGTTTTGGTGAATCACATATGCActtttgtgggttctggaaagAAATCTATACACCTCATTCTCATGCACTTGGCTTTTACAAATATTATAACGCTTTTCTCCAAGAGCATGCCAACAACATTTGCAGCTTTAGGTCTGAGACACTTCCTAGGTGATGTGGGCTGTCACATTATTGTTTATCTGGAAAGGATGGCCCGGGGCCTCTCCATCTGCACCAGCAGTCTCCTCACTGTGGTCCAGGCCATCATCATGAGCCCCAGAGCCTCCTGGTGGGGGAGGCTCAGACTGAGGTCCACATGGCACGTGcttctctccctgctcttcttTTGGATTCTCAATTCCTTGATCAGCATGAACCTCCTCCACTCCATCAGAAACAGAGTCACAAATACATTACAACTGAGTAACAATAGTTTATACTgttatttcaaaaaagaaagtcagaaaaTAAACAGCATGTTTCTCCTTCTTATGATCTTGAGAGATGCTGTGTTTCAGGGAGCCATGGGAGGGGCCAGTGGCTACATGGTATCTCTTCTCCACAAGCACCACCAGCATGTCCTCTACCTTCAGAAGGCCAAGCTTCTCTACAGAACTCCCCCTGAGCTGAGAGCTGCCCAGAGTGTCCTCCTTCTGatgctctgttttctttccttctattggACAGATTGTGTTGTCtctttatatttatctttctctttgaagaatGACTCCTTCACAATGCATTTTCAAAAATTTCTAACCCTTGGTTATGCAGTTCTCAACCCGTTTATCCTGATTCACAGGGATGGACACCTGGCTGAATGTTGGCATGCTCAGTAA
- the LOC131911286 gene encoding vomeronasal type-1 receptor 4-like — protein MVLKFIKEIIFFLMTMVGTLGNISVSVNYMFSWWGGPERKPIHLILIHLAFANIIILLAKGLPKTIAAFGLRNFLDDIGCKIIVYLERVARGVSICTSSLLIVVQAIIISPRASGWRRLRPKSAWHIFPFFSFFWMLNSLISMNLIYSITSINLNMSQLKSEDNYCYFMLESQKTKWIVLPFMVLRDAVFQGAMGGASGYMVSLLHKHHQHVLYLQKAKLLYRTPPELRAAQSVLLLMFCFLFFYWTDCAFSLFVSLSLQHDSLMVNIQEFLVLGYATFSPLVLIHRDGLLAACWHAQWEKLRKCVSHLSVQ, from the coding sequence atggtttTGAAGTTtattaaggaaataatttttttcttaatgactaTGGTTGGCACTCTGGGgaacatttctgtttctgtgaattaTATGTTCAGTTGGTGGGGGGGCCCTGAGAGGAAACCCATACACCTTATTCTTATCCACTTGGCTTTTGCAAACATCATAATTCTTCTTGCAAAAGGATTGCCAAAGACAATAGCAGCTTTTGGTTTAAGAAACTTTCTAGATGACATAGGTTGTAAGATCATTGTTTACCTGGAGAGGGTGGCCCGTGGTGTCTCCATCTGCACCAGCAGTCTCCTTATTGTGGTCCAGGCCATCATCATCAGTCCCAGAGCATCTGGGTGGAGGAGGCTCAGACCAAAGTCTGCATGGCACATCTTtccattcttttcattcttttggatGCTCAATTCTTTAATAAGTATGAACCTAATCTACTCCATCACAAGTATAAACCTGAATATGTCACAGCTTAAGAGTGAAGACAACTATTGTTATTTTATGCTAGAAAGTCAGAAAACAAAGTGGATTGTTCTTCCTTTCATGGTCCTGAGAGATGCTGTGTTTCAGGGTGCCATGGGAGGGGCCAGTGGCTACATGGTATCTCTTCTCCACAAGCACCACCAGCATGTCCTCTACCTTCAGAAGGCCAAGCTTCTCTACAGAACTCCCCCTGAGCTGAGAGCTGCTCAGAGTGTCCTCCTTCtgatgttctgttttcttttcttctactggACTGACTGTGCTTTTTCTCTATTTGTAAGTCTCTCTTTACAACATGATTCCTTGATGGTAAATATCCAAGAATTTCTGGTCCTGGGTTATGCAACTTTTAGCCCGCTTGTGTTGATTCACAGGGATGGACTTCTGGCTGCGTGTTGGCATGCTCAGTGGGAAAAATTGAGAAAATGTGTCTCTCATTTATCTGTTCAATGA
- the LOC131911011 gene encoding putative vomeronasal receptor-like protein 4, producing MKMIWRDLIQRLIFISLTGLGVLGNIILFVGHVYTFMGPERKNVDVMLIHLAFVNIIIIHCIGVRDIATIFYFRNFLGDIGCKTIIYLERVARGLSICTTCLLSVVQAVTISPRTILCRKFKPQTAWQVLPFLLLFWIFNSLISSNLLHYITAARSTNRSEVGMYTGYCCMLPSTHTVKWLFLSLMALRDVVFQSLMGWSSGSMALHLYKHHARVLYLHSSRFANDSRPEIRATHSVLTLMACFLFFYWADFIFSFYIGSTVTHEPTILNMKAFLVLSYAVLSPFVLIIRDVCVAKH from the coding sequence ATGAAGATGATCTGGAGAGACCTCATCCAGAGACTAATTTTCATTTCACTTACTGGACTTGGAGTTTTAGGGAACATCATCTTATTTGTGGGACATGTGTATACTTTCATGGGTCCTGAGAGAAAAAATGTAGATGTTATGCTCATTCACTTGGCTTTTGTGAACATAATCATTATTCATTGCATAGGGGTCAGAGACATAGCGAcaattttttatttcagaaacttCCTAGGTGACATTGGTTGTAAAACTATAATTTACCTAGAAAGGGTGGCCCGGGGCCTCTCCATCTGCACCACCTGTCTCCTCAGCGTGGTCCAGGCTGTCACCATCAGTCCCAGGACAATCCTTTGCAGAAAGTTCAAACCACAGACTGCATGGCaagttcttccctttctcctcctcttttggaTCTTTAACTCCCTGATAAGCTCCAACTTGCTTCACTATATCACAGCAGCCAGGAGCACAAACAGGTCTGAAGTCGGGATGTACACTGGGTATTGCTGCATGCTGCCATCCACACACACAGTTAAGTggcttttcctctctctcatggCTCTTCGTGATGTCGTTTTCCAGAGTCTCATGGGCTGGAGCAGTGGGTCTATGGCTCTCCATCTGTATAAACATCACGCACGTGTCCTGTACCTTCACAGTTCCAGGTTTGCAAATGATTCCAGGCCAGAAATCAGAGCTACCCATAGTGTTCTCACTCTCATGgcctgcttccttttcttttattgggcagatttcattttctccttctacataggctccacagtgacacatgaaCCCACAATACTCAATATGAAAGCATTTTTAGTACTTAGTTATGCTGTTCTCAGCCCTTTTGTCCTGATCATCAGGGATGTCTGTGTTGCTAAGCACTGA